A DNA window from Daucus carota subsp. sativus chromosome 3, DH1 v3.0, whole genome shotgun sequence contains the following coding sequences:
- the LOC108211623 gene encoding protein METABOLIC NETWORK MODULATOR 1, translating into MSEATQGNNSYDSAGIPLKRKRGRPRKDKSLYCVASVRPRKQENLLRIENASVPEHVNSVEDTSIKVGQAVTGVVESVFDAGYVIAVKIGNSNITLRGIVFKPGHYAPVTSENDVAPHLPMIRGNETRQATKIRRQRRPKERHQLRADYLGNGSSAHPLAANVLSRRDVCTAIVAAAPSVPLVGARGTVVPVVLEPGNAVAAQAAHMATSKGKNLQSVKPLSTHDPKSPAPHLSLSQTISHEMPKDVNSEGLPCEHGSLELHQQNADESMNSINICLTAEEFQGASQPSRAQEISDMNETLYVEPLRTVHSNQHNQSPFTPIYVGHNGVGRMTELLQAVQENIKGSRIPETREEGQQDLML; encoded by the exons ATGAGTGAAGCAACCCAAGGGAACAACTCGTACGATTCAGCAGGTATTCCTTTGAAGCGAAAACGAGGTCGCCCACGAAAAGATAAGAGCTTATATTGTGTAGCAAGTGTTCGCCCAAGAAAGCAGGAGAACCTCCTTCGCATAGAAAATGCTAGTGTACCAGAGCATGTTAATTCAGTCGAGGATACGAGTATTAAGGTAGGCCAGGCAGTTACAGGTGTTGTGGAGTCTGTATTTGATGCTGGTTATGTGATTGCTGTTAAGATTGGCAATTCAAATATCACTCTAAGGGGTATTGTTTTTAAGCCTGGACATTATGCTCCTGTGACGTCAGAAAACGATGTGGCCCCACATCTTCCAATGATCAGAGGAAATGAGACTCGTCAAGCTACTAAAATTCGGCGTCAGAGGAGACCTAAGGAGAGGCATCAGCTGAGAGCTGATTATTTAGGAAATGGCTCATCTGCACATCCTCTGGCGGCTAATGTGTTGTCCAGAAGAGACGTGTGCACTGCAATTGTGGCAGCAGCTCCTTCAGTCCCTTTAGTTGGAGCAAGAGGCACTGTGGTTCCTGTTGTTCTTGAACCAGGTAATGCAGTTGCAGCGCAAGCTGCTCATATGGCAACTTCAAAAGGCAAGAACTTGCAGTCAGTTAAACCACTGTCTACACATGATCCAAAATCACCAGCACCTCATCTCTCTCTGTCCCAAACAATTTCCCATGAAATGCCAAAAGATGTGAATAGTGAAGGTCTTCCCTGTGAACATGGTTCACTTGAGCTCCATCAGCAAAATGCAGACGAATCAATGAACTCGATCAACATTTGTTTAACAGCTGAAGAGTTTCAAGGAGCTTCACAACCTTCAAGAGCTCAAGAAATTAGTGACATGAATGAGACTCTTTATGTTGAGCCCCTGCGAACTGTACATAGCAATCAGCATAACCAGTCCCCATTCACTCCCATTTATGTGGGACACAATGGTGTTGGCAGAATGACTGAACTTTTGCAG GCTGTCCAGGAAAATATAAAGGGGTCTAGGATTCCTGAAACCAGAGAAGAGGGCCAGCAAGATTTGATGTTATGA
- the LOC108214278 gene encoding polyadenylate-binding protein RBP45 isoform X1 yields MMQQSGVVPPQMAPMAIDPQQQQQYQHAPPPMNQQQWMMMQAQAQAQAQAQQHQSQAAMQPPQLWPQQSPQAVVPPPQYSASPASATDEIRSLWIGDLQPWMDEAYINTCFYNTGELVSVKVIRNKQTGQPEGYGFLEFRSRAAAEQVLQSYNGVPMPNGEQNFRLNWATLGAGERRTDDTPDYTIFVGDLAADVTDYLLQETFKPHYSSVKGAKVVTDRTTGRSKGYGFVRFGDETEQMRAMSEMNGALCSTRPMRIGPAATKKPIGGGQQYEKASYQSSQGNQGESDPNNTTIFVGGLDPNVSDNELRAVFGRYGELTHVKIPVGKRCGFVQFSNRACAEQALSMLNNTLLGGQNIRLSWGRSPSSKQAQPEQSQYGAYYGYAQGYDAYGYAPPPQDPNMYYGGYPAYGNYPQPQQQ; encoded by the exons ATGATGCAACAGAGTGGAGTGGTCCCACCACAGATGGCTCCGATGGCGATCGATccccagcaacaacaacaatacCAGCACGCGCCGCCGCCGATGAATCAACAGCAGTGGATGATGATGCAGGCCCAGGCCCAGGCTCAGGCTCAGGCTCAACAACATCAATCACAGGCGGCGATGCAGCCACCTCAGCTCTGGCCACAGCAGTCTCCTCAGGCCGTCGTCCCGCCGCCGCAGTACTCGGCCTCTCCTGCGTCTGCCACGGATGAGATTCGCTCGCTTTGGATTGGTGATTTGCAGCCGTGGATGGATGAGGCTTATATTAATACCTGTTTTTATAACACCGGAGAG CTTGTGTCGGTGAAGGTGATACGTAACAAGCAGACTGGCCAGCCTGAGGGATATGGTTTTCTTGAATTTAGGAGCCGTGCAGCTGCTGAACAGGTTCTGCAATCTTACAATGGTGTACCGATGCCTAATGGTGAGCAGAACTTTCGACTCAACTGGGCTACTCTTGGTGCTGGTGAAAGGCGCACAGATGACACACCTGACTACACAATTTTTGTTGGAGATTTGGCTGCTGATGTTACAGATTATCTTCTTCAGGAGACATTTAAACCTCATTATTCGTCAGTTAAGGGCGCAAAAGTTGTAACAGACCGGACTACTGGTCGGTCTAAGGGTTATGGGTTTGTTAGGTTTGGCGATGAGACTGAGCAGATGCGGGCCATGAGTGAGATGAATGGAGCTCTTTGTTCAACAAGGCCTATGCGTATTGGCCCAGCTGCGACAAAGAAACCTATAGGAGGTGGTCAGCAATATGAAAAAG CTTCTTACCAGAGTTCTCAAGGAAATCAAGGCGAAAGTGACCCTAATAATACAACT ATATTTGTTGGTGGTTTGGACCCAAATGTTTCTGATAATGAATTAAGAGCAGTGTTTGGCCGGTATGGTGAGCTTACCCATGTTAAAATACCAGTTGGTAAGCGCTGCGGTTTTGTCCAGTTCTCTAACAG GGCATGTGCCGAACAAGCTTTATCGATGTTAAATAATACTCTATTGGGTGGACAAAATATTCGACTGTCATGGGGCCGTAGTCCTTCAAGCAAACAG gctCAGCCAGAGCAATCTCAGTATGGAGCTTATTATGGATATGCACAAGGGTATGATGCATATGGTTATGCACCACCTCCTCAAGACCCTAACATGTACTATGGAGGGTATCCTGCTTATGGAAATTATCCGCAGCCACAGCAACAG TGA
- the LOC108214278 gene encoding polyadenylate-binding protein RBP45 isoform X2 has protein sequence MMQQSGVVPPQMAPMAIDPQQQQQYQHAPPPMNQQQWMMMQAQAQAQAQAQQHQSQAAMQPPQLWPQQSPQAVVPPPQYSASPASATDEIRSLWIGDLQPWMDEAYINTCFYNTGELVSVKVIRNKQTGQPEGYGFLEFRSRAAAEQVLQSYNGVPMPNGEQNFRLNWATLGAGERRTDDTPDYTIFVGDLAADVTDYLLQETFKPHYSSVKGAKVVTDRTTGRSKGYGFVRFGDETEQMRAMSEMNGALCSTRPMRIGPAATKKPIGGGQQYEKASYQSSQGNQGESDPNNTTIFVGGLDPNVSDNELRAVFGRYGELTHVKIPVGKRCGFVQFSNR, from the exons ATGATGCAACAGAGTGGAGTGGTCCCACCACAGATGGCTCCGATGGCGATCGATccccagcaacaacaacaatacCAGCACGCGCCGCCGCCGATGAATCAACAGCAGTGGATGATGATGCAGGCCCAGGCCCAGGCTCAGGCTCAGGCTCAACAACATCAATCACAGGCGGCGATGCAGCCACCTCAGCTCTGGCCACAGCAGTCTCCTCAGGCCGTCGTCCCGCCGCCGCAGTACTCGGCCTCTCCTGCGTCTGCCACGGATGAGATTCGCTCGCTTTGGATTGGTGATTTGCAGCCGTGGATGGATGAGGCTTATATTAATACCTGTTTTTATAACACCGGAGAG CTTGTGTCGGTGAAGGTGATACGTAACAAGCAGACTGGCCAGCCTGAGGGATATGGTTTTCTTGAATTTAGGAGCCGTGCAGCTGCTGAACAGGTTCTGCAATCTTACAATGGTGTACCGATGCCTAATGGTGAGCAGAACTTTCGACTCAACTGGGCTACTCTTGGTGCTGGTGAAAGGCGCACAGATGACACACCTGACTACACAATTTTTGTTGGAGATTTGGCTGCTGATGTTACAGATTATCTTCTTCAGGAGACATTTAAACCTCATTATTCGTCAGTTAAGGGCGCAAAAGTTGTAACAGACCGGACTACTGGTCGGTCTAAGGGTTATGGGTTTGTTAGGTTTGGCGATGAGACTGAGCAGATGCGGGCCATGAGTGAGATGAATGGAGCTCTTTGTTCAACAAGGCCTATGCGTATTGGCCCAGCTGCGACAAAGAAACCTATAGGAGGTGGTCAGCAATATGAAAAAG CTTCTTACCAGAGTTCTCAAGGAAATCAAGGCGAAAGTGACCCTAATAATACAACT ATATTTGTTGGTGGTTTGGACCCAAATGTTTCTGATAATGAATTAAGAGCAGTGTTTGGCCGGTATGGTGAGCTTACCCATGTTAAAATACCAGTTGGTAAGCGCTGCGGTTTTGTCCAGTTCTCTAACAGGTGA
- the LOC108215391 gene encoding DEAD-box ATP-dependent RNA helicase 32, whose translation MKAPKSKKLRLQKRLSEVDEINLLDSWINFGKPDPGSNPLSVPSLPNSAPIGKIDENTYSQYAGSKKFNQLPLSQKTKDGLRDSKYTKMTDIQRASLPHSLAGRDILGAAKTGSGKTLAFIIPVLEKLYKQRWGPQDGVGSIIISPTRELASQLFEVLKSVGKHHGFSAGLLIGGRKDVDMEKEHVNDLNILVCTPGRLLQHMDETPNFECSQLQVLVLDEADRILDVGFKKVINAIVSQLPKHRQTFLFSATQTKSVQDLARLSLKDPEYISVHEESVTATPSRLHQTAMIVPLDQKLDMLWSFVKAHLNSRILVFLSSCKQVKFVFEAFKKLRPGIPLKCLHGRMKQEKRMGIYSQFCEKRSILFSTDVASRGLDFNKAVDWVVQVDCPDDVASYIHRVGRTARYQSAGRSVLFLMPTEMKMLEKLQEKKIPVQFIKANTKRLQPVSGLLAALLVKYKDLQSLAQRAFITYLRSIYKQRDKEVFDVMKLPIDEFSASLGLPMTPKIRFLNQKSMGLKEQKEPSLPPEVPIRENLLELSTKSSDRSVDDEEEDSFLVKKQSPDVEHGKESSSGNILPVTRIGKKKKLKINIHRPAGTRVVFDEEGSTLPPLATIADMSGGGSPVMDKEKVNKRYAELREEMKVQDKEDKFLDRQRRKEKRIKAKNKLKRGAEEDEDDVEGDDLSESDRAAGQKASKRSKIYFDSDNEDSESKGGRNNIGFPADSISLAQQEELALKLLSSMNG comes from the exons ATGAAAGCCCCCAAATCCAAGAAATTGAGGTTACAAAAGAGACTTTCAGAGGTTGATGAAATCAATTTGCTGGACTCCTGGATCAATTTCGGCAAACCCGACCCGGGTTCCAACCCGCTCTCCGTTCCATCGCTGCCAAACAGTGCGCCGATTGGGAAAATTGATGAGAATACATATTCACAGTACGCAGGTTCCAAGAAATTTAATCAGCTGCCTTTGTCTCAGAAAACAAAAGATGGGTTGAGGGATTCTAAGTATACGAAAATGACTGATATTCAGAGGGCTTCTTTGCCGCATTCGCTTGCTGGGAGGGATATTCTTGGTGCTGCGAAAACTGGCTCCGGAAAGACTCTTGCTTTTATCATTCCT GTTCTTGAAAAGTTATATAAGCAGAGATGGGGTCCACAGGATGGGGTTGGCAGCATTATAATATCTCCGACAAGGGAATTAGCAAGTCAGCTTTTTGAAGTTCTGAAATCTGTTGGAAAGCACCATGGTTTTAGTGCTGGTCTCCTTATTGGTGGgcgtaaagatgttgatatggAGAAGGAGCACGTTAATGATCTCAACATCTTGGTTTGTACTCCAGGGCGGCTTCTTCAGCACATGGACGAGACTCCAAATTTTGAGTGTTCCCAGTTGcag GTACTAGTCCTAGATGAGGCAGATCGTATACTTGATGTGGGATTTAAGAAAGTAATAAATGCAATAGTTTCTCAGCTACCAAAACATAGACAAACATTTCTTTTCTCTGCAACCCAAACAAAGTCTGTTCAGGATCTCGCAAGACTTAGTTTGAAGGACCCTGAATACATTAGCGTCCATGAAGAATCTGTAACTGCAACTCCTAGTCGCTTGCATCAGACCGCAATGATTGTGCCACTTGATCAAAAGTTAGACATGTTGTGGAGCTTCGTAAAGGCACATCTTAACTCGAGAATACTCGTTTTTCTGTCAAGCTGCAAGCAG GTGAAATTTGTATTTGAAGCATTTAAGAAACTCAGACCAGGAATTCCTTTAAAGTGCCTGCATGGAAGAATGAAGCAAGAGAAACGAATGGGTATTTATTCTCAATTCTGTGAGAAACGTTCCATTCTTTTTTCAACAGATGTAGCCTCTAGAGGCCTCGACTTCAACAAGGCTGTTGATTGGGTTGTCCAG gtGGATTGTCCAGACGATGTTGCATCTTACATTCATAGGGTGGGTCGCACGGCCCGCTATCAGTCTGCTGGAAGATCTGTGTTATTCCTGATGCCAACAGAAATGAAAATGCTGGAAAAGTTGCAAGAGAAGAAAATTCCTGTACAGTTTATCAAG GCAAACACTAAAAGGCTGCAACCAGTTTCTGGGTTATTGGCAGCTTTATTAGTCAAATACAAAGATCTACAATCCCTTGCTCAAAGGGCATTCATCACATATCTTAGATCTATTTATAAACAGCGGGACAAGGAAGTTTTTGATGTGATGAAACTGCCAATTGATGAATTTTCAGCATCATTGGGTCTGCCGATGACACCTAAAATCCGGTTTCTGAACCAGAAATCTATGGGGCTGAAGGAACAAAAAGAACCTAGTCTTCCACCTGAAGTTCCTATTAGAGAAAACTTGTTAGAGCTTTCAACCAAAAGTTCGGATAGATCTGTTGATGATGAAGAGGAAGATAGTTTTCTTGTGAAAAAACAGAGCCCGGATGTAGAACATGGAAAAGAATCTTCCTCTGGGAATATTCT GCCAGTAACTAGGATTGGGAAGAAAAAGAAGCTAAAAATTAATATCCACCGACCAGCTGGAACCAGAGTTGTCTTTGATGAGGAAGGCAGCACTTTGCCCCCCCTTGCTACAATAGCTGACATGAGTGGTGGTGGATCTCCTGTAATGGACAAAGAGAAAG TAAATAAAAGATACGCAGAGCTGAGGGAAGAAATGAAGGTGCAAGACAAAGAAGACAAGTTTCTGGACCGCCAACGTCGTAAAGAGAAAAGAATAAAGGCGAAAAATAAGTTAAAGAGGGGAGCAGAAGAAGATGAGGATGATGTAGAAGGTGATGATCTTTCTGAGTCAGATAGAGCAGCTGGACAGAAAGCCAGCAAAAGGTCAAAGATATATTTTGATAGCGACAATGAAGATAGTGAGAGCAAAGGAGGAAGGAATAATATCGGTTTTCCTGCAGATTCCATATCTTTAGCACAGCAGGAAGAACTCGCTCTTAAGTTGTTGAGTTCCATGAATGGTTAG